ATAAGGAGGTAGCAGGTGCCAAAGAGAACTTGCTTCCTCATCCTACACTATTTCACTCATCTCTGGCTGGTTTGGCTTTCCCTATGGGATCAGTTCTGTGGTCTCTCTACATGCAAGGGGACCCACGTGGCTTGGCTCCACTGGGAACCCAGGGCTGGGAAGCCAAATAGCCCAAATTCTTCTCACGAATTGTGGTCAGACTGTTGCTGTCGGTCTGCAGGTGATGTCCCCATCCTTCAagtccagtttcctcatctttctcaCTTTATATCTAGGGTCCCTAAACCCTGCCTCATGGCCTTCTCTGTTTCAGATCCCTGGGTTCTTATTCTCTCTAATTTGTTCCCTAACTCTCAACTCTGTGCTGTGTTTAAATGGAAGTATTTTCTTTCCCCCCTGGCTTTTGGCCAGCAGCTTCAGTTCTTCACCATGTAGGCCTctcctcatgacatggcagctggctcctCCCAGAGtcagtgatccaagagagagaggaaagcagaagccacaatgtcttttatgattCAGCATCAgaagtgacataccatcacttctgccatattcttttttttttggggggggaggaggattagccctgagctaactgctgccaattctcctctttttgctgaggaagattggccctgagttaacatccgtgcccatcttcctgtactttatatgtgggatgcctgccacagcatggcttgccatgtggcaccatgtctgcaaccaggatccgaaatggcgaacccagggccaccgaagcagaacgtgtgcacttaaccgctgtgccacctggcaagcaccacttctgccatatttgattggtcacacagaccaaccctgATTCAGTGTGAGAGAGGACTACACAGGATGTGAACACCAGGAGGGAGGAATCATTAGGAGGAATCATTTCAGAGACTGGGTACCAGAGAAGGGTTAGAGGAatttggggaaggaagaagaagctTTAGGACTTGAAGAAGGGAGATGCAGGAGACATTAGCTGAATGCCTGTTATGGGCCAAGCCCTTTATATCAAGTAATCTATATGAATCTTTTCCACAACACTAAGGGGtagatattattcccatttttcataTAAAGgaattgaagcacagagaaaattaAGTGTCCAAAATCAAATCCAGTAAGAGTCAGGACTTGTACACCACACATGGGTCTATTACATTTTGTATGTACCAAAGGGTGGGGTATGTGCTACTGGTGGTATGAAAAGTAATTGTAGTTAGTATAGAGACATAGCATTAAATAATATTGAAAgtacaaaaattaaatgtttttcaatCTTCTGATTATGTCAAGAGAAAGCTTCGATTTGGAAGACATGCCTTATTACCTAACActtgttaatttctctttttaagaaagagaggGCAGGCCACAGGCTCAGCACTTTTGACAATGATATTATTTTGGtagaatttaatatatttcattttaattgtatttattttttatagttactTTGTGTTTCTGGGCTGGTAATACTGATTTTAAATTTACTAAAGGAATATAAAGTTAAATTCTCTATTTAAGACatacaaaaattttaagtaatagaCAATAGTTCAAGTGATACTTGGGCGTGACAAAAATTGTAAGGAGAGTACTGACTGAGGTTTACTGCCGTCCCATTAGTTCTAGATTGAGGGGGAAGAACGTTTGAAGTTCCAGCCTCAGCCAGATTAGCTACGGGCACTAGCTGGATAGAATCACAAGTTAAAATTGACAACCAATCCTTTCCTGTGATGTTTCCTAAGCATTTCTCTTTTATCCAATGAATTACTCAGGACTGGTGGGCAGTCTTATAGACGGAAGATTAACGGAGCTGAGAATGAGGAGTTTGGTGTGAAACCTAAACGTTTTGCCCTATTCACCCGCCTCTTGCAAGTCAGGTGTGTCTGGTGGAGACAATACAGTGGGGGAACGTCCAGAGGCAGAAAGGGACATAGTATATGCGATTCCCAATCTCTTAGGTCCGTGATCCAATTGTTTTGGGGTCCTCCAATACTTCCATGCTACTGCATCTTCACAAAGTTTCTGTGGGTAAACGAGCAGGACCAAAGTTTTAGGACATAAGGGCTGTGGTTCCGATTTTCTATATTGGAGGGGTTTGGGGTAGCGGGACAATGTGGCTGGAAGGGGGTTTCTAAAGTTGCGTTTTGTACATGATTTTACATGATTACGGGAACAACTCAAGGGTCCAAATAGGTGGTGGTCGGGGTATCCTAAGTATCAGGGCCAAGCTTAGTCCCAGAAACCTGCTAACAGTTTCGGCCCCCGCGAAGCGCCCCTCCTTTCCACAACGTTCCTTCTGGGCGTTTGTCAGCGTCCCAAACCGTCCACGTATGAGGTCACTCTCCCAGGTCACGTGCTCGAGCCCGCGGGAGCGCCACATCGCCAGCCgcgcccctccacccccaccctacCCACGTGACCCGGCCTACTTTCTCCCCGCCCGACCCAACGCCTCGCCCGGGAAGCCCCGCCCCACGCAGCGCGCTCGGCCTGCGAACCTACCCCCCGCATCCTCCTGGGCTCGAGCGTGGCCCACGGCCCCACGTGTTTCTTCGTGTCCAATGGGAGCCGGCGCCCGGGCGCGAAGGGGCGGGGAGAAAAGGACGACTTCGTTACGCTGCGAGAAAGGGGCGGGGCCTGCAACGTCGGACTGAACGAGGGGACGCAACGGAGGCAGGCCGGAGCCGCTGCCGTCGCCATGACCCGTGAGCACCGAGACCCCCTCCCCTTGCCCTTTTCTCCCCGTCCGCCCCGAACACCACTGCCGAGTCCTGCCATTGACCTCCTCTTGGCCTCCCCAGCGAGGCCTTTCTCAGGGAGCGCTCTTTAGCACCTTTCACACTCGGCGCCCGGAAATCGGCCCTCTGCCCACCGCCACTTCTTGAGAACCCCCCCTCAAGTCaggcagaggccctccctgaccttCTGCGGTGTGGTGAGAAGCCCTGTGCGCTGTGATAGGCGCAGAGCCCCTGCCCCGCGTCCCAGCCCATCCCCCACAGAGACCCTAAACCGTCCACACACACCACCTCCACCTGTCTAGGCTCCCGGGCCGCCCCGAAACTCGGAACACGCCTGTAGCAGGCTCCTCGGGACTGTCCGCCCTCCACCCCGCAGTGTGACCTGCCCCGTGGCAGCTCGCCGGCCCCCTCCCCCCCGGTCAGCAGCCTAGGACCCGAAATGGGCCGGAGTCGGGGCCCGGGCAATGAAGTGTTGGACCCTACCAGTGTCCGGGTGAGGGAGCAGGGTCGCCAGTGTGTGGCCGGAAAGGCCTCCGGACTCACCTTTTACCTTCTTTCTTTAGGCGGTAACCAGCGCGAGCTCGCCCGCCAGAAGAATATGAAAAAGCAGAGCGACTCGGTTAAGGGAAAGCGCCGAGATGACGGGCTTTCTGCTGCCGCCCGCAAGCAGAGGTAGCCCCAGGGAGGggcgggctggggaggggtgcGACCTGGGTTAGACCGAGGGTTGTACCAGGAAAGAGAGCTACCTCAGGGCTTACATGTGGACTAGTCGTGAGGGGCAGAGTACATTGCTTCCTCTAGGGTTTTatttcctccccaccctccaaatTGTTAGCTCACAGCCTTACAGGAAGGGTCTGGGGCGGGTGCCTGCCCTCGGTCTGATTTCTGAGTGCCCCTGGGTCTGACCTTAAGGGCAAGGGCAGGGAGCTTCACATTTCAAATGCAGTAGTGGTTATGACAGCCTGGTACTTTTGGCCCTCCTTGCTGTTTGtttctcctcccatctcccaGCCTTCTCACTGGTGTTGCTGGGTGTGGTACCCAGCACAGAATAGACTTGGGCCTCTGTGGCCAGACTTCTGACCCGTTGGGCGACAGCCAGATAGAGACTGATTGCCTTTTGAGCCTCAGCTCTCTTCCTCTTGTTCTCCTAGGGTGGGAATACAGCAGCCACACGCTGAATTTTGTCCCATCCACTTCCATCTTATCCTTGTGCCCTTCATCCCCCTGCATCTTGTCCTTTTTGCCCTCTGGTACCTCCCAGTGCCCCATCATCTCTACCCCCAGGGACTCGGAGATCatgcagcagaagcagaaaaaggCAAACGAGAAGAAGGAGGAACCCAAGTAGCTTTGTGGCTTCGTGTCCAACCCTCTTGCCCTTCGCCTGTGTGCCTGGAGCCAGTCCCACCACGCTCGCGTTTTCTCCTGTAGTGCTCACAGGTCCCAGCACCGATGGCATTCCCTTTGCCCTGAGTCTGCAGCGGGTCCCTTTTGTGCTTCCTTCCCCTCAGGTAGCCTCTCTCCCCCTGGGCCActcctgggggtgagggggtTACCCTTTCCCAGTGTTTTTTATTCCTGTGGGGCTCACCCCAAAGTATTAAAAGTAGCTTTGTAATTCCTTGAGCGCCTGGTTTGACTGGGGATTTGGGGGGATGGGGATGGAGGAATGGCTGCCCTTTCCCACCAAAAAGGGAGAGAACTTTAGACTCTAAAAGGTTGTGGGTATGTAGACTAAGTGACACATCACAGAAAAATCCTTTATTATACTACAACAAACAGACAAGTATTCTGGGTATATGGTAGAGGAATCCTCTAAGAACCATGGGGActtcttttctctgatttttgtcCCTGACCCGGACCTTGAACACCATCCCAAGGATGGAGTTGAGGGCGTAAGAAGGAAGGCTCCAAGACCTAAGTTTATGcccctcttcctcattcttcctcAGTTTGTTTGCCTGCTTGAAAGTTGGCCCCAAAATCCTGCTGCTCACTGACTTTCCACGGTCAGCTGCTCTCAAGTGTTCACATTCTCTTCTGTCATTCCTCATGGTATGAGGGTGGTTTTTGTCTTCCCACTTCCTTTGACCTTAAGACCAGGATTAAAACCTAGGGTAGTTTCTGTGCTCCTTTCTTCTTACATCCCTGTGCCCAGGGCTGAActgcttattttcctttctgtctctcaggaCAGAGCCAAGTAAGTCTTTAGTCCCTGTTCTttccctgcccccatctccaCCATGACAGCCAGGAAAGGGCTGGTGCCACACTGTCTGCTGGGATCAGCAGTGGTTCCTGAGCCGCTGACTTGGGAGTTAGGCTTTTCAGCTGGCTGAAGATGTAATGGTAGCTCCAGTGAGTCAGATAGTCTGCCCACGGCATTGGGGTATGTATGGCTACTTTTTCCAATTAAGACATAGTATTGACTTCAGCCTAAAGGGAGATGACTGCCCATTGTGTCTTTGAGGTATCTGCTGGGCTGAACAGCTCCTCTGAGCCAAGACTAGGGTACACCTCAGGGGAGCCCCAATTTGTTATCTGGCGATACTGATGCGATGGCACTGTCTCTTGAAGATAGGAGGAGGCTGGGGATCCTGGGTGGGGGACTGACAGAGTGGTGCCAGGAGCAGCCCCAGATAGAGGAGTACACAGGCCCAGCAGGAGGCAACCTTGACCCAGAAGGTAGCCCAGCTACCTGTGGTGAACGTCTTTTCCAGTTCTGCTCCCTCATAGCTGTAGAACCAAAGTCTCTGGTTAGAAAATATGCAGGGCCTTAGCTTTTAGACCTGTCTTACCTCTCCACCAAAGAATGTGGCAGACCCATGTGTGTCTCCTGAGAACCATTAGGACTGGCCTTGAATTGCTCTTTTGCTAAAATAGCGAGATTTTCAGGAGAGTATCCCAGGCCCACCTCCATCTTACCTGAACCAGCTGGTAAGGGTAACCATGACATAGAGTGATGCAAGGAACAAGACGAAGTGGAAGGCAGAATAGCTGTAGGAAAGATGCTGGGCTTGCACAGGAGGAGCTGTAGAGGTCTCTTGGTCAGCTGGCTTGGCGGCCCCACCCCTTTGCCCTGGAGACAGAAGGGCTGCTGGAAGCAGTGCTGCTGAAACACCTCTTCCCTCCCGACCCCAGCTTTTGTGAAGGTGCTTGAGGGCTCTTTGGCATTCTCCAGAAATCTACACTTTATTATGTGGATCCTCACTTGACACTCACCTTCCTCTGGCACCACTATTTTGGGGCAGCAGAAACAGAGTGAGGGCTTCTGTAAAACAAAAGGCAGCATGTTTGGAGTGACTTTAAGAAGAATGTGAGGGTATTAACATAGGAAACTCcccttctttgaaaagattagtCTGGTGTAAAAGTGGAGGCACACCTGGGTGCAAAATAGCTCCAGCATATAACTGGCTGTGGGAACTTTGGTAAGATGTTTAACCTTCTGTGCCTCgatttctccatttgtaaagtggagcaaatacctacctcacagggttgttgtgaggattaaattaaatgagattatgtataaagtatctagcacagtgcctagcacattgtGGGTACTCAATAAAAGGTAATAGCAGCTAGAATCTGAGCATTCTGGGTAGAGGTtggtgggatgtgtgtgtgtgtctgttgtgaGTGGGGAGGGGCACTGGGGATATTGAGCTCTCCGTCCTCACCTGGAACTCATAGCTGTAAACCTTGACAATCCACAAGGGCCCAAATACCTCAGCCAGGTAGGAAGCCTCAacactgagaaagaagagagagttcTCAAACGGCTCAGTCAAATAGCAAGAGGGATTGCCTGAGGGCATTTACTGCCAACTCTGCCATATTGGTAACTCTCAGGGGGGTACTGTGCCCCCGGAGCCCCTTTCCCTGAAAGATTTAGAGATCTTTTCATTTGAGGGCCCTAAAATCTTTGCACATATCTTTAATTCTCAAGTCATTACCCGTACCCCCTTCATCTCATACAGATCATCTGACAGTGCTATTCTTAGAAATCATTTCTGTTCATGGGGAGCATTCCTCACTCGTCTTGCTCTAAAGTTTAAATAAACCATAGTCCCAGTCTGCTGACTATCCTTCCCTGTCCTGGGCATCCTCCCTTCTGGCACACCTCTCCCCTTGACACCTTTACGCACCAGGCAAGAAGCACACAAGTATACATGATGCCAGCACTCAGTACTGCTACAGAAGTATCTGGTGTTTGGGGTTCCATTTTACTCAGGCCAGGCAGGCACAGGGTGTGATTCTGTCCTTGAAGGATTACTGAGGGGGGGGGGCAACAGAAGAGAGGTGGTAAGAACAGAGAGCTAAGTATTTGGCAGGAGCAAAGAAAGGTTTTAGCATGAGGGGTCCAGGTCCTGTCCTTACCACTCTCTGGAGGACGGCTGGATAGCGCAGAGAAGGTCAGGTACATGATATAGCAGCTGATGACAGAGGCTTGTAGAAGGCCAGAGCGGGGTTGCTCTGGGGAGAATGGGGATCACTGCTTAGTCTACAGGGTAGTAATTTCCTCCACTTCTACCCCCACTTGCACTTCTGTCTCCCCACTCTTTGCGGGAAGCAGAGAATTGACTGAGATTAGGGAGGCTGATGAAATTTGCTATATATGCTAAAGGCCCCCAAAATCTGGAATGTTGCAAGGCATGTACCCACTGAGGCGGATGCAGGGAGcgatggagaggaaggagaggaggccaCAGAAACAAAGGTGCAGACTAAGTAGCATCTTGTTGAGCAGGCAGCCAGCTGGGTGTGTGTAGTGGCGGAACAGGAGCACAGCTGTCACACCTGCCATGCTGTAGAATCCTAGGGTGGCCAGCAGCACAGCTAGGAACCATCGGCAGTCTTGGGCTGCACCCATCTGCCTAAGGGTAGGAGGTAGGCAATGGCTTGCGGCTCCAACTCTTTACCCATTACCAACTGTTCCTCCTCTCTCAGAAGACTGATGTGACTACCCATCCCACTAGGCCCACAGAGTCATCACATTCTTGAGCTTTTTGTACTGCTCAGAGGGAAGCTATGGGACCATTGACCTGTCACAGCCCAGCTCCACTGGGTCTGGTAATGTCAGACAACCTTCCCAGGAAGAGCCTTTAGGATTATGTGCTCGTTACCAGTTCTTGTTCCAGGAATGGGCAAAGGCTGTGATAAGCACCAACTGCAGCAGGATGAATGTGAAGCCTCCACAGATGCCAATGTAATGCCAGGCTGCACATGGGGCATCAATGGCAAAAAGCAGATTATTTCATTACTCCTGGTCCTTTTCCTACACTCtctttttcttagaaaatctTTTAGCTTACTCCTGATCAGGATGTGAGATGAAACGTACCTGGGAAGAGATGCTCATCAGGGATGCAGAAGGCAACAGCACAGAGAGCTAGCAGGAACAGCAGCTTGAGGACCCAGAAGCTGgttaggagggaaagagaaaaccagactaagaagaaaaggcaaagaagagtGAACAGCGCCTAGAGaggaaggcaaaggagaaagcaaaactataggaaaggggagagaagagaactaaGCATAGGGAAGGAGAAACCAGTCCTGTCAGATGGGCTGGAAACAGGCCTGTGGCAGCCTTCCCCAAATTCTCTCAGATGCCTAAATAATCATATCCGGACAATGTTTTACAGTTGAAAAAGGGTTTGCATATAATAACCCCACTGTTAGCTCCATTTTAGAAACTAGAAGCTCAAAGGATAAGAGTGTAGCTcgtggtcacacagcaagtacGGTGGAAGGAGGGACTTAaacctgttttctgtttttttacaGTGCTATTACTTCATCTTGGGATttcctttactcagtctacttCCCTCCCTATCCTCTCCCCACCCAAAGAATACACACAAACCTATTATGCAGCTGTGCCCGCGGGCTGGTGGGGGATTCGAGGTGGACCAGCAGCACAGCCTGCAGCAGGTGGAAGGTGGCAGTTCCTGCACATACTCGGTACACAGCCCCAGAGCCACTGAGCACTGGGCAGTGAG
The DNA window shown above is from Equus quagga isolate Etosha38 chromosome 2, UCLA_HA_Equagga_1.0, whole genome shotgun sequence and carries:
- the SERF2 gene encoding small EDRK-rich factor 2: MTRGNQRELARQKNMKKQSDSVKGKRRDDGLSAAARKQSAPSSLPPGTRRSCSRSRKRQTRRRRNPSSFVASCPTLLPFACVPGASPTTLAFSPVVLTGPSTDGIPFALSLQRVPFVLPSPQVASLPLGHSWG
- the SERINC4 gene encoding serine incorporator 4; the encoded protein is MGAKAVTGPSTSLRLTQQRSGVSSVMVNPPFYQVTRCGPVPCTCCCHSRWPLLTESTSSRLFYILLHVGASAVCCLLLSRTVVERVWGKAHGIQMPSELCAHLFGHSHCPVLSGSGAVYRVCAGTATFHLLQAVLLVHLESPTSPRAQLHNSFWVLKLLFLLALCAVAFCIPDEHLFPAWHYIGICGGFTFILLQLVLITAFAHSWNKNWQMGAAQDCRWFLAVLLATLGFYSMAGVTAVLLFRHYTHPAGCLLNKMLLSLHLCFCGLLSFLSIAPCIRLKQPRSGLLQASVISCYIMYLTFSALSSRPPESVILQGQNHTLCLPGLSKMEPQTPDTSVAVLSAGIMYTCVLLACVEASYLAEVFGPLWIVKVYSYEFQKPSLCFCCPKIVVPEEGQRGGAAKPADQETSTAPPVQAQHLSYSYSAFHFVLFLASLYVMVTLTSWFSYEGAELEKTFTTGSWATFWVKVASCWACVLLYLGLLLAPLCQSPTQDPQPPPIFKRQCHRISIAR